A DNA window from Gigantopelta aegis isolate Gae_Host chromosome 4, Gae_host_genome, whole genome shotgun sequence contains the following coding sequences:
- the LOC121372200 gene encoding transcription cofactor vestigial-like protein 2, whose translation MSCVDVMYQPYASGFSYHRHTSEPPQAFGVPRMHEPLDLGSYSASTCTSTTGPVKEEEEDKGSQPKETHYLNANCVLLTYFSGDTSSVVDEHFSRALSQTSSFSPDSQNNKHVVKVRHIKSYLCTLQSQMKFWQVLIAPSNTVTVKCSVGSFGGFLYRILFGYIERKYFYFCKWFFFFFFFFFPDSPLMSQRNFPPSFWNSNYQPTTGLMASHHDFQFSSAPYFPSSLHGISSLHQDPWHYPLSSQTHGVSYPHRSMHYDLSYPSMASTSRFSPGNYGTLLMQPSMRSSQFGSMAGQCDLTKPSDASRPRYPDHRIGSDFPSHTALPGLDSSIQEAGKDLYWF comes from the exons ATGAGTTGTGTTGACGTTATGTATCAGCCTTATGCATCGGGATTTTCTTACCACCGCCACACCTCCGAACCGCCACAG GCTTTCGGCGTTCCCAGGATGCACGAGCCGCTGGACCTGGGCAGCTACTCGGCGTCAACGTGCACTTCAACGACGGGGCCGgtgaaggaggaggaggaggacaAGGGTTCGCAACCCAAGGAGACGCATTACCTGAACGCCAACTGCGTCCTACTGACGTACTTCTCGGGCGATACGTCATCCGTCGTGGACGAACACTTCTCTAGAGCTCTCAGTCAGACGAGCAGTTTCAGTCCCGActcacaaaacaacaaacatgtcGTTAAAG TAAGGCACataaaatcgtatctctgcacactgCAGAGTCAAATGAAATTTTGGCAGGTCTTGATTGCTCCTTCGAATACAGTAACTGTCAAGTGCAGTGTCGGAAGTTTTGGAGGTTTCCTTTATAGAATCTTATTCGGCTATatagaaagaaaatatttttatttttgtaaatggtttttttttttttttttttttttttttccagactCACCCCTCATGTCTCAGAGGAATTTCCCGCCATCCTTCTGGAACAGTAACTACCAGCCTACGACGGGACTCATGGCATCGCACCACGACTTTCAGTTCTCGTCTGCTCCCTATTTTCCGTCATCCTTGCACGGCATCTCGAGCTTACACCAAGACCCCTGGCATTACCCTCTCTCCTCCCAGACACACGGCGTGTCGTATCCTCACAGGTCCATGCACTACGACCTGTCCTACCCGTCCATGGCCAGCACCAGCAGGTTTTCCCCTGGAAACTACGGCACTTTGTTGATGCAGCCCTCCATGAGATCGAGTCAGTTTGGAAGCATGGCGGGACAGTGCGATCTCACGAAGCCGTCCGACGCATCCAGACCCAGATACCCCGATCACAGAATAGGATCAGACTTCCCTTCACATACTGCTCTGCCAG GGCTCGACAGTTCCATCCAGGAGGCGGGAAAAGATCTCTACTGGTTTTAG